Proteins encoded by one window of Desulfovibrio ferrophilus:
- a CDS encoding DUF3179 domain-containing protein has protein sequence MTNIICISLIRLLLIVTLLAPVGGGVAMAQEGFADSAIAELKRYIVGNDRQYNLPPAVDKPEFVGMADAGLYLDPDEIVFVEEFPGEDSKAVIYPRNILVMHEVVNIRETGRNRTVTYCPLTGTVVGYLSKAGGQDTSFGNMGMLANSNRILYDRVTNTFWPQLLGIGIRGPLKGERLERFPLIWTRWKYAKKRYPEGKVLSRRTGYKYRYGKDRYGSYAKSGTYYDTGGSYYALAHVDPSIHPKVRILGLAEGEIAVAFLESEIKKRRLASVDFGMSPIVAIYDKSLDAIRVFHAEADGRGLHFEMAGDEIVDKETRSRWDIMGQATEGRLRGMKLERVAAMDSMWFAWKAFHPFTEVWGRQSNGEGSF, from the coding sequence ATGACCAATATCATTTGTATATCGCTGATTCGTCTGTTGTTGATCGTGACCCTACTTGCACCCGTCGGTGGAGGTGTGGCCATGGCTCAGGAAGGGTTTGCGGATTCAGCCATTGCCGAGCTCAAACGCTATATAGTGGGCAATGATCGGCAGTACAATTTGCCGCCCGCCGTGGATAAACCGGAGTTTGTTGGCATGGCCGATGCCGGGTTGTATCTTGATCCCGACGAGATCGTCTTTGTGGAAGAGTTTCCGGGAGAGGACAGCAAGGCGGTGATCTACCCGCGAAACATTCTGGTAATGCACGAGGTTGTCAATATCCGGGAGACGGGCCGAAATCGGACCGTGACTTACTGCCCGTTGACGGGGACCGTGGTGGGCTATCTGTCCAAAGCCGGAGGCCAGGATACCTCCTTCGGAAACATGGGGATGTTGGCAAATTCGAATCGCATTCTCTACGATCGGGTGACTAATACCTTTTGGCCCCAGTTGTTGGGCATTGGCATTCGGGGGCCCCTGAAAGGAGAGCGGTTGGAGAGGTTTCCGCTGATCTGGACACGCTGGAAATACGCAAAAAAAAGATATCCCGAGGGCAAGGTGCTCTCCCGCCGGACGGGCTACAAATATCGATACGGAAAGGATCGGTACGGATCGTACGCCAAGTCGGGAACCTATTACGACACTGGTGGATCCTACTACGCTCTCGCTCATGTGGACCCGAGCATTCACCCCAAGGTGCGCATTCTCGGGCTGGCCGAGGGAGAGATCGCGGTGGCGTTTCTTGAGTCGGAAATCAAGAAGAGAAGGCTTGCAAGTGTGGACTTCGGCATGTCCCCCATCGTGGCCATCTATGACAAATCCCTGGATGCCATAAGGGTTTTCCATGCCGAGGCTGATGGCCGGGGGCTGCATTTCGAGATGGCTGGCGACGAGATCGTAGATAAGGAGACTCGGTCACGCTGGGATATCATGGGCCAGGCCACCGAAGGACGCTTGCGGGGTATGAAGCTGGAGCGGGTCGCGGCCATGGACAGCATGTGGTTTGCCTGGAAGGCGTTTCATCCTTTTACGGAAGTTTGGGGGCGGCAAAGCAATGGTGAAGGCTCTTTTTGA
- a CDS encoding toxin-antitoxin system HicB family antitoxin: MAEEDKKQLTLRIPQEVHKKLRILAAIKGQTMTEYFIELVEEAYRKDSKDTGPIQLKLPT; encoded by the coding sequence ATGGCCGAAGAGGACAAAAAGCAGCTTACACTGCGTATCCCCCAGGAAGTGCACAAGAAACTGCGCATCCTGGCGGCAATTAAAGGCCAGACCATGACGGAATACTTCATCGAGTTGGTGGAGGAAGCCTACCGCAAGGACTCCAAGGATACCGGACCAATCCAACTCAAACTTCCCACGTAG
- a CDS encoding DMT family transporter, with translation MTPAMQSRVVKANIFLLITAMVWGTGFVAQRSGMDYVGPMIFNAVRFAIGSLSLVPLVIWSSRRGTTLPPGTEVSKGFAIRGAMIAGAILFLGVALQQVGLVNTTAAKGGFITGLYVVFVPFLGLIIGQRPGLGGALGAGIAAAGLFLLSVTADFTLAPGDSWVLASAIFWAIHVLVLGWLSPKMDCIKLAFGQFAFCSLLHFIAAFLTEEVTLASLQAGWFPIVYGGIMPVGVAYTLQVIAQKDAPPTHAAVILSLEAVFAALGGWVILGESMTGRGMFGCALMLSGMLVAQLWPKTQGSEETV, from the coding sequence TTGACCCCGGCTATGCAGTCACGAGTCGTCAAAGCCAATATTTTTCTGCTGATCACCGCCATGGTCTGGGGCACAGGATTTGTCGCCCAGCGCTCGGGCATGGACTATGTCGGCCCCATGATCTTCAACGCCGTACGCTTTGCCATCGGTTCCTTGTCGCTGGTGCCTCTGGTCATCTGGTCTTCCCGACGCGGAACGACACTGCCCCCCGGCACAGAGGTCAGCAAGGGCTTCGCCATTCGTGGCGCCATGATCGCCGGAGCCATCCTGTTTTTGGGAGTGGCTCTGCAGCAAGTGGGCCTGGTGAACACAACCGCAGCCAAAGGTGGCTTCATTACCGGCCTGTATGTCGTTTTTGTTCCATTCCTGGGACTTATCATCGGCCAACGCCCAGGACTGGGTGGCGCACTGGGGGCGGGCATCGCAGCCGCAGGGCTGTTCCTGCTCTCCGTCACTGCCGATTTCACCCTGGCGCCAGGTGATTCCTGGGTGCTTGCCAGCGCAATTTTCTGGGCCATACACGTTCTGGTTCTGGGCTGGCTGTCACCCAAGATGGACTGCATCAAACTGGCTTTTGGACAGTTCGCCTTTTGTTCACTCCTGCATTTCATAGCCGCCTTCCTGACCGAAGAAGTCACTTTGGCTTCCCTGCAGGCAGGTTGGTTTCCCATTGTCTACGGTGGCATCATGCCCGTAGGCGTTGCCTACACCCTTCAGGTCATCGCCCAAAAGGACGCCCCCCCAACCCATGCCGCCGTCATCCTGAGTCTGGAAGCCGTGTTCGCAGCTCTGGGCGGATGGGTCATTCTTGGCGAATCCATGACCGGACGCGGCATGTTCGGCTGTGCACTGATGCTCTCCGGAATGCTCGTCGCCCAACTCTGGCCCAAAACGCAAGGCTCAGAGGAAACCGTTTAA
- a CDS encoding MarR family winged helix-turn-helix transcriptional regulator, translated as MLDNRFSLDESVAYAIARTGKAIKFELRRYFREAGIDITSEQYALLCRLWEKEGRSQKELAECSFKDTANITRMIDVLEGKGVVYRERDPKDRRTYRIYLTQRGKELKETVTPIVLAQGERAYSCLTEKEQRSLLDMLNRLYNHISYMRDNG; from the coding sequence ATGCTAGATAATAGATTTTCCCTCGATGAATCAGTGGCATACGCCATTGCCCGCACAGGCAAAGCCATCAAATTCGAACTCCGTCGCTATTTCCGCGAGGCCGGCATCGATATCACCTCCGAGCAATACGCCCTGCTCTGCCGACTCTGGGAAAAGGAAGGCCGCTCGCAAAAGGAACTGGCTGAGTGCTCCTTCAAGGACACCGCCAACATCACCCGCATGATCGATGTTCTCGAAGGCAAAGGTGTTGTCTACCGCGAGCGCGACCCCAAGGATCGTCGCACCTACAGAATTTACCTGACCCAGCGAGGCAAAGAGCTGAAAGAGACCGTCACACCCATCGTCCTGGCCCAGGGTGAACGCGCCTATTCCTGCCTCACCGAAAAGGAACAGCGCAGTTTACTAGACATGCTCAACAGACTGTACAACCATATCAGCTATATGCGCGACAACGGCTAG
- a CDS encoding efflux RND transporter periplasmic adaptor subunit: MKTSIITLITLIVLTLPTGTVAQDKPQGPPPTLIETAKSGADSVAPRSDFVGTVYYPEVSEVASEVAGRVLNVHFEEGRRVNAGADLVTMDTAIAVKHLIAAQGYLDEAKAAQELAKIELKRREELIKSGSISTQEFDNAFYALQEVQNKARALEAVADRLQLEITKSRVPSPFAGIVLERKVERGEWIAAGAVVATVALDEAMDVIINVPETVLPFISVDQTIEVTIGGKATSGKIFAIIPRGDVGTRTFPIKIRIPGTHFAQGMQATAHLPVGAKVKSVIVPRDAVTILRGQPMVFAAVDGKAQMIPVNVVAYLGLLAAVNGPGLAEGMDLVIKGNERLYPGAPVRTAGAKQ; this comes from the coding sequence ATGAAGACTTCTATTATTACGTTGATCACGCTGATCGTCCTGACCCTGCCCACAGGGACCGTCGCACAGGACAAACCTCAGGGGCCGCCGCCAACACTGATCGAAACCGCCAAATCCGGCGCTGACAGCGTGGCTCCCCGGTCCGATTTCGTAGGTACCGTGTACTACCCGGAAGTCTCGGAAGTCGCCTCGGAAGTCGCAGGCCGGGTGCTGAATGTCCATTTCGAGGAAGGCCGCCGAGTGAATGCCGGAGCTGATCTGGTCACCATGGACACGGCCATTGCCGTCAAGCATCTCATCGCGGCACAGGGCTACCTGGACGAAGCCAAGGCAGCACAAGAGCTCGCGAAGATCGAGCTCAAGCGTCGCGAAGAACTGATCAAAAGCGGCTCCATCTCCACTCAGGAGTTCGACAACGCCTTTTACGCCCTACAGGAAGTCCAGAACAAGGCTCGTGCTCTGGAAGCCGTAGCCGACAGGCTGCAACTCGAAATTACAAAATCCAGAGTTCCATCACCGTTTGCAGGCATCGTGCTGGAACGCAAAGTGGAACGCGGCGAATGGATCGCTGCCGGAGCCGTGGTCGCAACCGTGGCTCTGGACGAGGCCATGGACGTCATCATCAATGTCCCCGAAACCGTCCTGCCCTTTATCAGTGTCGACCAGACCATCGAAGTCACCATCGGGGGCAAGGCGACGTCGGGCAAGATCTTCGCCATCATTCCCCGAGGAGATGTGGGGACACGCACCTTCCCGATCAAGATTCGCATCCCCGGCACCCACTTTGCCCAAGGCATGCAGGCCACGGCCCATCTGCCCGTGGGTGCCAAGGTCAAGTCCGTCATTGTACCCCGCGATGCAGTAACCATCCTGCGCGGCCAGCCCATGGTCTTTGCCGCGGTCGACGGCAAGGCCCAGATGATCCCCGTCAACGTGGTGGCCTACCTGGGCCTTTTAGCCGCTGTAAACGGACCGGGCCTCGCAGAAGGCATGGACCTGGTTATCAAAGGCAACGAACGACTGTACCCCGGCGCACCGGTCCGCACGGCCGGAGCCAAACAGTAG